Proteins encoded within one genomic window of Spirochaeta cellobiosiphila DSM 17781:
- a CDS encoding DNA-binding domain-containing protein, whose translation MINYYLIKSELDTNQEEPYVAHINHNQVLDQNDLIKVMAHKNTTVTRQDILVVLDLFEEVIEDQLLLGNKISTNLFQFKLSLGGRFKNRTESYDKKKHQLRALCNLNLSFKKRISRLASLTAIQKRKSHIAIDTIMDFGSSSGRHITPGGLCEIKGYGYSPYEEDKLQIQLIHDDGQVYVVDQIHRILPKSILCNWPSFLPKGIYTVQMLMKTQDGAQGTSYHHQFCLTL comes from the coding sequence ATGATTAACTACTATCTTATCAAATCTGAGCTGGATACTAACCAGGAAGAACCTTATGTGGCTCATATAAATCACAATCAAGTTCTGGATCAAAATGATCTTATTAAGGTTATGGCCCACAAGAATACTACTGTTACACGTCAGGATATTTTAGTTGTCCTGGATTTATTTGAGGAAGTCATAGAGGATCAACTATTATTGGGAAATAAGATTTCGACTAATCTCTTCCAATTTAAGTTGTCCTTAGGAGGGAGGTTTAAGAACAGAACAGAAAGTTATGACAAGAAGAAGCACCAGCTTCGTGCTTTATGTAATTTGAATTTATCCTTTAAGAAAAGGATCTCCCGCTTGGCTTCCTTGACGGCCATCCAAAAAAGAAAATCCCACATAGCCATTGATACTATTATGGATTTTGGTTCTTCCTCAGGAAGGCATATCACTCCCGGTGGACTATGTGAGATCAAAGGTTATGGTTATAGTCCCTATGAAGAAGATAAACTTCAGATTCAATTAATCCATGATGATGGACAGGTCTATGTGGTCGACCAGATCCATAGGATTCTTCCTAAAAGCATACTTTGTAACTGGCCTTCCTTTCTTCCAAAAGGTATTTACACAGTACAAATGTTGATGAAAACTCAAGACGGTGCCCAAGGGACTAGCTATCATCATCAATTTTGTCTGACTCTTTAG